Proteins from a genomic interval of bacterium:
- the secG gene encoding preprotein translocase subunit SecG, giving the protein MYTLMIILHVVVSLALILIVLLQTGKGAEMGAGFGGGSNQTIFGSRGAATFLSKVTTGAAVIFMLTSLSLA; this is encoded by the coding sequence ATGTACACCCTGATGATCATTCTCCACGTCGTCGTCAGCCTCGCGCTGATCCTGATCGTGCTCCTGCAGACCGGCAAGGGCGCCGAGATGGGCGCCGGCTTCGGCGGCGGCTCGAACCAGACGATCTTCGGCAGCCGCGGCGCCGCGACCTTCCTCTCGAAGGTCACGACCGGGGCCGCGGTGATCTTCATGCTCACCTCGCTGTCCCTGGC
- the tpiA gene encoding triose-phosphate isomerase, with translation MSARTPLIAGNWKLNLTLAESVALAAALRDAGAARAGREVIVAPVFTAIDAVARALRGSDVKVAAQDVYWEERGAFTGAVSTSLLFDAGATAVIVGHSERRQLFGETDGDVNRKTLAVLRGGLLPIVCVGETLAEREAGAVEAVVGRQVRGALAGVAGGQVAGLALAYEPVWAIGTGRTATPAQANEAHAHIRGLISGEFGATVAARVRVLYGGSVTPATVDELMSEPEIDGVLVGGASLKAETFLKIVNFRA, from the coding sequence ATGAGCGCGCGCACCCCGCTCATCGCCGGCAACTGGAAGCTCAACCTCACGCTGGCCGAGTCCGTCGCCCTCGCGGCGGCGCTGCGGGACGCCGGCGCCGCCCGCGCCGGGCGCGAGGTGATCGTCGCGCCGGTGTTCACGGCGATCGACGCCGTGGCCCGCGCGCTGCGGGGCAGCGACGTCAAGGTCGCGGCGCAGGATGTCTACTGGGAGGAGCGGGGCGCCTTCACCGGCGCGGTCTCGACCTCGCTGCTGTTCGACGCCGGCGCCACCGCCGTCATCGTCGGGCACAGCGAGCGGCGCCAGCTCTTCGGGGAGACCGACGGGGACGTCAACCGCAAGACGCTCGCGGTGCTGCGCGGCGGCCTGCTGCCGATCGTCTGCGTCGGCGAGACGCTCGCCGAGCGCGAGGCGGGGGCGGTCGAGGCCGTCGTCGGCCGCCAGGTGCGGGGCGCGCTCGCCGGCGTCGCGGGCGGGCAGGTCGCGGGCCTGGCGCTGGCCTACGAGCCGGTCTGGGCGATCGGCACCGGCCGCACGGCGACGCCGGCGCAGGCCAACGAGGCGCACGCGCACATCCGCGGCTTGATTTCCGGCGAGTTTGGGGCTACGGTTGCCGCCCGGGTCCGTGTGCTCTACGGGGGCAGCGTGACGCCGGCGACCGTCGACGAGCTGATGAGCGAGCCGGAGATCGACGGCGTGCTGGTGGGAGGGGCGAGCCTGAAGGCCGAGACCTTCCTGAAGATCGTGAACTTCCGGGCGTAA
- a CDS encoding phosphoglycerate kinase, producing MQKLTLEDVPVKGKLVFIRVDFNVPLDENHNIVEDTRIRAALPTINHCIDEGARIVIASHLGRPKGVVNHDYSLAPVRKRLERLLNKEVVLAPDCVGPKVDELVAALTPGQVLLLENVRFHKEETANDPAFAKALAHGADVFVMDAFGTAHRAHASTAGIAAHVPVSVAGFCLKKEIDYFDKVMGSPTRPVAAIMGGAKVSDKIGVIDNLIQRMDKIVIGGGMMFTFLKAMGYEIGASIVEMEMLDTARTIMTHAREKGVKFYLPVDCVVANKVSPDAEIKIVPVQEIPVGWAGLDIGPATMRLFAEALQNARTIMWNGPMGLFEMEPFSRGTFFLAHTLADSYALTIIGGGDTDVAVNRAGESSNMSYISTGGGASLQLLEGKPLPGIEALSERR from the coding sequence ATGCAGAAGCTGACCCTCGAGGATGTCCCCGTCAAGGGGAAGCTGGTCTTCATCCGGGTGGACTTCAACGTCCCCCTGGACGAGAACCACAACATCGTCGAGGACACGCGCATCCGCGCGGCGCTGCCGACGATCAACCACTGCATCGACGAGGGCGCGCGCATCGTCATCGCCTCGCACCTGGGGCGGCCCAAGGGCGTGGTCAACCACGACTACTCGCTCGCCCCGGTGCGCAAGCGCCTCGAGCGGCTGCTGAACAAGGAGGTCGTCCTCGCCCCCGACTGCGTCGGCCCGAAGGTCGACGAGTTGGTCGCGGCGCTCACGCCCGGGCAGGTGCTGCTGCTCGAGAACGTGCGTTTCCACAAGGAGGAGACCGCCAACGACCCGGCGTTCGCGAAGGCGCTCGCGCACGGGGCGGACGTCTTCGTCATGGACGCCTTCGGCACGGCGCACCGCGCCCACGCCTCCACGGCCGGGATCGCCGCGCACGTGCCGGTCTCGGTGGCCGGCTTCTGCCTGAAGAAGGAGATCGACTACTTCGACAAGGTCATGGGCAGCCCGACGCGCCCGGTGGCCGCGATCATGGGCGGCGCGAAGGTCTCCGACAAGATCGGCGTCATCGACAACCTCATCCAGCGCATGGACAAGATCGTGATCGGCGGCGGGATGATGTTCACGTTCCTCAAGGCGATGGGCTACGAGATCGGCGCCTCGATCGTCGAGATGGAGATGCTCGACACCGCGCGCACGATCATGACCCACGCCCGCGAGAAGGGCGTAAAGTTCTACCTGCCGGTCGACTGCGTCGTCGCCAACAAGGTCTCGCCCGACGCCGAGATCAAGATCGTCCCCGTGCAGGAGATCCCCGTCGGCTGGGCGGGGCTGGACATCGGGCCGGCCACGATGCGCCTCTTCGCCGAGGCGCTGCAGAACGCGCGCACGATCATGTGGAACGGGCCGATGGGCCTCTTCGAGATGGAGCCGTTCTCGCGGGGGACCTTCTTCCTCGCCCACACGCTCGCCGACTCCTACGCGCTGACGATCATCGGCGGCGGTGACACCGACGTCGCGGTCAACCGCGCCGGCGAGTCCTCGAACATGTCCTACATCTCCACGGGCGGCGGCGCCTCCCTGCAGCTGCTCGAGGGCAAGCCGCTCCCCGGCATCGAAGCGCTGAGCGAACGCCGATGA